GTGATGCTCAGGGAATTCCAATACGGCACTTGATCTTTTCTTGTTTTTGGTTATTTGATCTTCGTGTTGGTACCTTGAGCTCCTCCTTGAAGCCAGATTGTCTTCTTCTAACGATTTTTTGCCGAATGAAACTTCTGATGATTTCCTTATGGTTTCATCACGTGGCCCCAACTTAACCAGTTTTGCTTCGTAAGTGACACTTTTTCGTTCGTTATATTGGCCAGCTTTCGAACTTCGAGATACATTGCTTCTTTTTGAAAGTATGGATGCTCTCACTGATTGTCTCATAATAGATCCCCTGTAAGCTTTTACGAATTCCGATATATCGTTATCGTTTTCTACCAGAAGTTTCGGAGCTAAGCTTATTGAGATGGAAGTACGTTTTGCACTTTTATTACTAGAGTTCCTCTCATCTCCAAATTCGGTTCCTACGGTTTTTGTACTCGTTTTGTCATCAAATTCTGTTTGCGCGGACACATTGTCGCTGAAGTTTGTACTCAtaagttttatatttttttcctgtTGACCGCCTAATTTAGGGTCAGAAGCTGCTTCCGCAGACATTTGCATATTGACGTCTATCAAAGAATTCATTTTAATATAGATTTTTGATCAATGCTCAAACCTTGGAACATAAATGTATTTATGTTCCTGATAGTTTTTTCTGCAATTAAGGGCTTAGATATCTAATGAATTAAGTAGCTTATAGAAGAGACAGCATCCTCCTGGTCCAGCAATACACAGATCATATGAGATTGGCTTCATGGATGGTTTGGCCACCGGTTTTGATTGTTCGGCGTAGAGGCTTGAGGTATGAATCTCTCTATCGGCAAATTTCGTTCCTTCCGGCTGCCTTTCCTCCGAGTTCTCTAGTGTCAGCTATTCTTTAagagaaaatagcaaacctaccctgatAGCTTCTAGGTGAAGAGGAGGTTCTCTACTATCTATACGGTGTTAGAGATGAATATTGAAGGTCCAAACAAATTTACGCAGTGTCTCGGAATAGGTAGAGGCTTTGAGTATGCTATATTCTATGGGGAACACAATAATCACGCAAAATCATAAATTCTACCAATTGAAAGCTTGCCAGCCAGTACCAAGACTTTCAGTTATCAGAAAATGGGTTCGGCCGCAAAAATTGAAGGATTACAGGTCAGAAGAAAGCAAAACGGCAGGATTCGGTCCTTCGTTGCTTTCCGCCTCCCAGGGGCTTGCACACCAGCAGTCACACTACTTTCGTTGGGGGAGAAAGTAGACGCTACAAGTACAGGTATGGAAGATTGCTGTCAAGAACTGACCATGCAACTTTGTCCCTGGATCAAATAGCGCTTGTCTATGTGTTATGTATCGTAATTATCGTTTTGAAACTATTATGAGTTACTCATTCTACTGGAATatgaatttcaacgaaattatAAGGATGATCTTTTACTTTAATTTCAAAGTTATTcaatttcaatcaatttttttttaatagattTATCTGTATACATTTGACAGTATCTATTTGCGTTTTCCTTTGATGGAAACCTAAACACTAAGTACTCATaacaaatacaaaaatttatatttatttcagaaaattccATACAATATCAATGGAAGGATCTGTATAATAaataatagcagaacgttatgaaagTAAATATAAATTAGTCCTAAACATAATGGATATTTGCCTTGTTTACAGAGAACGTCTTCAGAACATTGAAAGTCAATGGTCATCATAAACTGAACGAAAACACCCAACTAAGGAAGTGTCATAATGGTGGATACATTTTATCATTATTTAACCTATCAGGTACAAATGGTACATTATAAATTTTGCAAGGTTCTGTGTTGTTGAACTCAAGCTTTTTgaacttcttctttttctttttctgatTCTTAGCTTGATTGGACATAACATTTTGAGAGCATTTATCATCCTTTAGAAGAGAGTTCATCTGGTTTGACGCTCCCTTAGCCTTCCCATCACTGAGTACAGTAGCGTTATCAACTACACTGTTACCTCTTAATTCCTGGAAATTAAACAACTttatgaaattattcaattagaTATTTTGTATTCTTGTCCATAATCTACTAATCAATAATCTAAAAATGATGATATTACCTTGAAGCTGCTTTCAAGTACTGGCTGAGGTGGACCTATTTTCATCTCTTTACCATTGCAAATAATTCCAGGTACATCGTTTTCATCAAAAATTCCTTGTGGTAGAATTTTTGAAGTTCGAGCTCTATATTCAGCAACGGATATTGGAGGAGCTggtttgaagttttcattcaaCAGTTGTATTTGTGTATAATCATAATCATCACGAGCATAGTCATAAAGATCTTCTGAAACTTGTTCAATTCCCCACTTGGCAGTGCtggccatactcatactctttCTTAACTGCTATACAAAAATTTCCATATACTTTTTAGTCACAATATTCAGACAATACAACACAATAGATTCTAAAAACTTGGATTCGAGAAATTTGTATCGTCAAATGCTCCCATAttgtaaaaaattgaaattcattatttctaattttacGTGCACGTAGCACGCTTATGGGGGAACTACCAAAAAACACAGATAACAGAGACAATTTTCCACAAAAACAtggaatttcaaatatttgaatcACATCTGACATCTGTCAGACACACGTCCTTGCATCTGTGGCGAAATCGCAGATAACAGAGCAGAGAAATATTATCAATCTATGGGCGTAACCAGTTTTTGAACAAactctataaaaaaattaaaaatttattttgttaCCCAAAGAGATTGATTAGACATAAAAAGGACAGTACTCTCCATAAGGAGATCGGAAATACCATGGTTTTCCTACCTCCATGGGAAAtaatcttggaacataaatacagtATGTATAAGCAGACTCCTCTCTGATGAAGCCAACATAAATATTTTCTTGGGTGTGAGGGGACCTCAGAGTAACGAAGAACTGTTCTTTGTTAATCTAAGGAGGGGACACAGGATTTTTCTGTTTGGAAGGTTGGCTACGGTTAACGAATTCATAGGGGAATTACCTGCTTTTCCTTGAATCATAGAGGAGTACAGGGgtttgaaatatttaaaaatatttaagaTTTGAAAACTTTCAGCTTACTTATACTAAGTATTCTCTGCTTTCAACTGTACTCATTTTGTGGAATTCATCCTACCATTGCATTTATCATTATTCATTAACCTTTCCAAaccaaagatattttgaaaaataaagaaataaaacaGTCAAAAAGTAACAAGAGAGTTTTTCTATATGACAAAAAATAGGTAtatatttaataattcaattaaCCAACACAAAATTTAACTTCTTAACCTACAGGGAACATATTCAGAACATGGCcacatataaaaatatttttctttggaATTGTAAATTCATCCCTTCATTGGGTTAACACCATTCTCTGTCTTTTGATTCTTCAAAGGTTCCACACATTTCTCCACCTTACATTgttcttcattttcaagtaGAGTATTCCAGGATACACCCTTTTTCTTCTTTGGATGTTTTGGTgataaatcagtttttttcctttGCTCTTTAGGTACAGCAGATTGCAGTTTCAGATCTGGTAGAGGAATTCCTACATCACCATCTTCTTCATCAGAGCTAAAAGATTCTTTTTGGCCATAAACCCTTTCTGTGATTTCATTACTATAACCTAATCCTGAAACCTTGAGTATTCTACATTAACGTTTTGGAATTAGCAAGAAAGAAATTAGTTCTATTTTTTAATCACATCTTTCAGTCGCTCACCTCTCTGATTTTTTTCCTTATGTCCATATCTTCCTCTGGAGTTGATATAACTGGTTGACCTGGTCGGATAATAGTACCAGGATGATGTTTACCTCTCCCACTTATAAAGATTTCCTTAGCTTCTGGTTGTTCACCGAATAATCCTGGAGATCGAGATGTTGCAGTTCTAGCTCTATACTGAGAAATTGATATAGGAGGTGCAACTGTTAACGAACTGCCAGGGTATTCCAAATGTGAATATTCATAGAGATCCCTTTCAACATCTTCTAATTTTTCCCATTCAGACATTGTACTGGTATCTTATTTACAAAAACAACTTTCTATCAAAAAACTAAAATGATTGTCACACAGGGTAATTTGATATCGACCAAAACAAACCTTTTCGTGAATGAGAGCTTGTAATAATAGCTCATaccattttcaaaaatgaatcatttatttaTAACGAAAAACCTGACCTAGACATAGTCATTGTTATTATATTTTAATTATCTGACATGACCTAACATAACCCTAATCTTTGACAGAAGTTGGCGAGAGTGGCGAGACATAGAGACTATGTCCACCTGTTTATTGTTTATGGTTTTTACCAAAGAGGAATCTTTGTTTTTACCACCGGAATAGTGACGGATTTTCTCTTCACGGGACTAAAATTAATTATCTTCAGTAATTTGGAGGGTAATCTGTAGCGGAAACGATGAATAGATAGTTACAGCGGCCGGAAACCTACCTATCGCGCTTATAGATTTCGCCACTAGGTGGCTAGTGGGGGGTATAAAGTCACTGTACTGGAATCTGCACtcttgttagagtcactgtactgGAATATACAGTAACTGTATAATTCACTGTACTTGAATCTACAGTGACTTTATCAAACATGTCTCTGTTCTTGAATCATGCTCTACAAGTAATTCTAGTAATCTGTGAATATATGCGATTTCTGATAACGTGATAACCACAGCTTACTCTActtgaatatgaattttttcgagCGCTAGTTATCAAGGGTGGTTTCCTCTAACATAATTCATCTGGATTTCTCTACTTATGGACATGCTATTTGCATGTCATTCAATCAAAAGGGTTGAAAAAACTGCTGGCCCTTTTTACTTTGAAATGTTTATTAATCTACAATTTTCAGGAAATGTAAATACAATTGACGTTCCTCATTTTTCTGAGAAAGTGTACTCATCTCCTAATACCCTAATTCATAATTTCAATTTGGTCCACTTCGGGGACAAAGGTAGGCCCATTCCGAAGACCTAGAGGTGATATTTCTatgttgaaatgaattttatcaTTCGAAATATAATGGATATATAGAACTGAAGAAGTTTTAGGAATACCACGTCTAGGTTCTTCCTGAACACAATATGATTACTAGCAtttgattcaaatttgaatcGAATAGATATAGAATTCAAGTAAACGACTGGGTCACTCAATCAAGTGGATTGATGAGCTTTTATGAGGAAAGGAAGAAGagagaaaaaatgaataaaataaaaaaaagacaagTGAGGAAAATCTGTTTCGTGCCTAATTATAATTCTTTCTTcaggaatatttttcatcaaacaattttcaagattttttcctgaaatttgttcattttcGTCTATCTTCATGAATATAGAACCAAACATTCAATACTTAAAGTACCTAAAGATATACAATAGTTGATAAATATAACctttatttgtatttttatatttctatgAGCAAATACCTCCAcaaaaattctttcaaaaatatatacatataaccAAGAAGATATACAGCTATGTATCTTCTTGCATTTAACATTTTCTACACCCTCTAAACCGACTAACATATAGAGAATTCATCAATGGACACAGAATTCGTTTTACCCTTTTAGTCTTCAACAACAAGAAAAAGTTGTAGAGTCTCCATATGTTGACAAACTAATTTTCGCCAGCAATGTTATTATCAGTTCAAACTGGCtctaaaaattattatttttgtaacaTCTGCATTCTTGTCGTTGAGGACTTAATGGTGGGGACTTAAATTGTTACATTTCATATAAAATTAGTTTACTCCGAATAATTTTGCACTAATATTCTCTGAAGAAATACGCGATTCGAAGGTTTTGTGATCTTAGCTGGAAAATAATTTGGCTTTATCACCATATTCTTATGATCGGAGAACGGGTGAATATCTTTGTTCTTCACGCTGTTATGTAATATTCTCTCCTGCCTATGCATTTCTCCCTCATGATGTAACACAGTGCTATGGTGATGAGTATGATGATCGTGACCCCCATGCCAATGCTGACCCATATTATTTCTTCGTTTATCCCATGATGTGATCGACCTGGAAAGAAAAAGATCAGATTTAATATGGTTTTCCAAGTATGTATCcgctgcatgaaagagacgaagcgagggacgttactgtcttaggtcatgtagcaatggatccgacctttagtattAGGAAATCCTGCGATCAGCGAAATTATCAACGGTAATCAACAGACttttcaagttttcattttGAAGCCGGAAAATGGAGGTGTTGAATCGTTGGACCACACAGTATGTTTATTACAAGGCGATTCATTAACTCTGGCGACCCACCACATTTCGGTATAATATATGTCTTAAAAATTCAGCAAAATTAACACGTAGCAAACTGAGAGTTTCTCAGTTCGCAGTTTTCCGAAacattgttcattttttcacattttctatTTTAAGGTGAGGTGAATAAACTTTTCCCCATAGAAAAAACACTGTAGTTTCCAAGATTCATGAACTTAGGCTATATTCGAAGGGCATACattttaattttccatttttctcacCTGCGGCAATCATCAATACATGCTCTCTGAGTTCTCCACAAAGCATCTTTCGAAATTCTGTACGGAAATCTCTCGCGATCAAAGTTGCGGATCTCCGAAGATGTTCCGACAAACAATAAACGCCTCCAGGCATCTCAACAATTCCTTCCTACGTAAGGGATATAAATTGTGCACTTCAGAGGGAGGTTTTTGTTCTTTTGATGTGGAACTTTCTTGCGATATGAGCAAAACGGATCAGAACTGTTCGACAAACGTTTTAATCAGGTTGTTTAGTGCAACTAGCGTCAGTAGCTCAAGTGGTTAAAGCATCGGCTTAGGGTAGCAAGGTACAGAGTCTCGAATCCTGGCcagagaagaaattttctaaattttatAGTCAGACTCTTTTCAGACAAAAAACATGAACCTACAAAGTTCTATTCAAGAACCAATCGATATTTCAACTCTCTACATTCGTCGGTTTCGATATATCGATGAATGGTTGACATCCCTCATGCTGTACAGAGTACCAATCCAATGAGCATGCGCTGGTTCCATGAATCCTATTGGTTCAgatcaatttccaaaattttcaaattaagGCTATTGCTATTTGCTATTTCACTAGGTAAATGACAAATGTACAGTACTTTACTTAGTTCGCGAATGTTATTACTATCAGCAGTTTGTGTTTGAGTTCATCGTGTTTTGTGTTTGTATTAAAATTTGTTTCAACTAACAATGCCTACTAGATTTTTGAGGATTGTGAAGAGAAAGGTTGGtatctcaaatttattttagtgaTTTTTTTGTACTTAAATTACATTTAGATTGCAATTCTTTAAGATGTTTCACTACTACTACTATTTTGTTACTTTTACTTATATATCCTCGGTTATTTGTTTATGCATTTTTTTGAACTGCTAATTTTAGccaatttcaaaagaatttaatTGTCATAACAATATTTCTGGTTTCATTATAGATCTCAGAATCTTGAGAGTTTTCGATTGAAAACTATTAACCATTAATACTGAATGTGTATATCACAGCACGGTAAAGTAGATCAAATAggtactatcgaatgacaccaacattagatgagcgaaaatgtaccgtttccaaaaaaacctaacctgaaattgccgattttcggtctatttttctaatcacagggccaatttgattaaggacagcgtttttcgcccatattatAACCCATTTTGAGGGGGTTTATTCAGAGTaatgaaaattaattaattaaattaatgaaattgtgtagaaaaaacaattgtttaaATTAACATTTACTTgggttttcgattaactacttgaaataatttcaattaggtgTGATAAATTATTATTAGGAATTAGGATTAATATGTTTTAAAATCGCTATCTTTTGTCATAAACTagccctgtgattgaaaaaatagttcgaaaatcggcaaatttaggtattttcataaaattcttttcatttcactcgtttcattttggaaacggtacatttttgctgaactaatattggtgtcattcaatagtatttggtctactctagttttgggacaccctgtatacgccgATAAAAATAACCATTTTCCTGATTTTAAacaattgaaattcaaaatgtactATGTAAGGGTGGACTGTATGATGATACCAACTTATTGCGAAACTTACGCAATTTCATGAGCCCAGAATcgacatttttttattattttttcgagatCTGTTAACTGAGAAAATTTCAGTGGGTTGGTCaacattttttctttcatttggacGTTATTATTGAGAGGAATAAATGATCAAATTCtcgtaaaaaaataaaactgaaaaacatgaagatCTATAAAAAATTGACTGATTTTTTTAATAGGTTTGAGTGAACATTATTAGTATAATCGTTTCATATTGCAATATTCAAGTTTTATCACTTTTTCATTAGTTAAAGAATTACCTTCAATGACCCTTAAATCTTCATAATAAAATATAATCAGAATTTAATCACTGAGATCGTAAATGCTTCTTACCAACAAAATATCGAATTGTGacacaaaaataaataatttttttcataacttgTAAAAGCTTTCTAAAATTGCCAGAAATTATTGTTGCAAATTCATTTTTAATATCCCTGTCGTTTGCCGAAATACAACAATGTATTTTATGGCTTTAAGTACCTGAGTAAGAGGCATTATCTCGTTGAATATTCTTTTCAAATAGGTTCACAATAACTCTTGATGACTACTACCATTCAGATTCTATCTTCCGAGAAGTTTGAAACCAGAAGATGAAATTGCTGAATTAGGATAGTCTGTTTTTGTTTTACCAATTATAAAGGcgataaaatattaaaatattttgatattttaataATACTTACATGGTGTTCTATCATAACAACATAAATATTCATATAATATTGGGTGTTCTCATAATTATGATGAAGTGATGGTTGTGTACACAGGTTGTTCTTTCATATTATTCGAGTTTTCTTATATAAGAGGTCATAGCAACGATAAGAaaaccttatacagggtgttccataacAACTTGTCTAATTATTTTGATTCTCCGAATGTAAACTTATTTTCACCTACTACTTACACGAAAACAATAGTTGACGATCCCTTTCATATGaagaatatcaattttttttccagatgaATTCGTTTGTCGAAAAACTTAGCTGCAGGAAATCCCCGGATGACTTGGTTGGTCATCAGTA
This genomic stretch from Coccinella septempunctata chromosome 7, icCocSept1.1, whole genome shotgun sequence harbors:
- the LOC123316760 gene encoding uncharacterized protein LOC123316760; amino-acid sequence: MSMASTAKWGIEQVSEDLYDYARDDYDYTQIQLLNENFKPAPPISVAEYRARTSKILPQGIFDENDVPGIICNGKEMKIGPPQPVLESSFKELRGNSVVDNATVLSDGKAKGASNQMNSLLKDDKCSQNVMSNQAKNQKKKKKKFKKLEFNNTEPCKIYNVPFVPDRLNNDKMYPPL
- the LOC123316806 gene encoding uncharacterized protein LOC123316806, whose amino-acid sequence is MSEWEKLEDVERDLYEYSHLEYPGSSLTVAPPISISQYRARTATSRSPGLFGEQPEAKEIFISGRGKHHPGTIIRPGQPVISTPEEDMDIRKKIREVSGLGYSNEITERVYGQKESFSSDEEDGDVGIPLPDLKLQSAVPKEQRKKTDLSPKHPKKKKGVSWNTLLENEEQCKVEKCVEPLKNQKTENGVNPMKG
- the LOC123317550 gene encoding uncharacterized protein LOC123317550; the encoded protein is MPVGGRVAGKVSGIMTGSYDGRSHHGINEEIIWVSIGMGVTIIILITIALCYIMREKCIGRREYYITA